One Aerococcus urinaeequi DNA segment encodes these proteins:
- the guaD gene encoding guanine deaminase — translation MIGLEKAILATYFHTPEHGQLTYQEDALITINQDGVIDRIVPQDDGDYQPLIALFEERGTLIRLTDGQYLLPGFIDTHIHAPQWPQAGIALDAPLDVWLNEHTFPLEAKYKDIDFAIEVYTDLVATLLARGTTTALYFGTIHKESSFELVKIAAEKGQRALVGKVVMDDPQGNPDFYRDASTEIALQETEEFIQEVRAYGKDVIQGVYPVVMPRFAPSCTDEALAGLGALAQKYDTHVHTHCSEGQWEHDFTYKRFGKTDTEALRDFGLFGKKSVMAHSNFINDDDAAIFAENQTAVAHCPISNVYFANSIIPIKHLKELDVQVGLGTDISGGFSPSLYDGIKQAVMSSRQLEDGVNTHLPQAKRGVPDSRISVVEAFSLATLGGGEALDLPIGLIKEGYAADFQVIDTTAKDNRIQGFGVFEDLGQTFEKILYLANQANIQQVYVQGKLVSEK, via the coding sequence ATGATTGGATTAGAAAAAGCCATTTTAGCCACTTATTTTCATACGCCAGAACATGGTCAACTGACATACCAAGAAGACGCACTGATAACCATCAACCAAGATGGGGTCATCGACCGAATTGTCCCTCAAGATGACGGTGACTACCAACCGCTAATCGCCTTATTTGAAGAACGTGGCACTTTAATTCGTCTAACAGACGGCCAATATTTATTACCTGGCTTTATCGACACCCATATCCACGCACCCCAGTGGCCTCAAGCAGGGATTGCTTTAGACGCCCCCTTGGATGTTTGGTTAAATGAACACACTTTTCCACTAGAGGCTAAATATAAAGACATTGACTTCGCGATAGAAGTTTACACAGACTTAGTGGCGACCTTACTCGCTCGTGGCACCACTACTGCCCTTTATTTCGGGACTATTCACAAAGAATCGTCATTTGAATTGGTTAAGATTGCTGCAGAAAAAGGTCAACGCGCCTTAGTTGGTAAAGTAGTTATGGATGACCCACAAGGTAACCCTGACTTTTACCGAGATGCCTCAACTGAGATTGCCCTACAAGAAACTGAAGAATTTATCCAAGAAGTGCGTGCCTATGGTAAGGACGTCATTCAAGGCGTCTACCCTGTTGTCATGCCCCGCTTTGCCCCCTCTTGTACTGACGAGGCCTTAGCTGGTTTAGGGGCACTAGCTCAAAAATACGACACCCACGTCCACACTCATTGTAGTGAAGGCCAATGGGAACATGATTTTACTTATAAACGCTTCGGTAAAACTGACACAGAAGCGCTTAGAGACTTTGGTTTATTCGGTAAAAAATCAGTTATGGCCCACTCTAACTTTATCAATGACGATGATGCTGCGATTTTTGCAGAAAACCAAACAGCGGTTGCCCACTGCCCTATTTCTAACGTTTATTTTGCTAATAGTATTATTCCCATTAAACACCTAAAAGAATTAGACGTACAAGTTGGCTTAGGAACAGATATTTCCGGTGGCTTCTCACCGTCTCTATATGACGGGATTAAACAAGCCGTGATGAGCTCACGTCAATTAGAAGACGGTGTTAATACCCATTTACCGCAAGCCAAACGCGGTGTGCCAGATTCTCGCATTTCTGTTGTAGAAGCCTTTTCTCTTGCTACACTTGGTGGTGGTGAAGCCCTTGACTTACCAATTGGTTTAATCAAAGAAGGCTATGCTGCTGATTTCCAAGTAATTGATACCACAGCCAAGGATAATCGTATCCAAGGATTTGGTGTCTTTGAAGACCTAGGACAAACGTTTGAAAAGATCCTATACCTAGCTAACCAAGCCAATATCCAACAAGTATATGTTCAAGGCAAATTAGTCTCTGAAAAATAA
- the rpoZ gene encoding DNA-directed RNA polymerase subunit omega encodes MIIYPSIDKLLDRIDSKYSLVSIAAKRATELQVEKNPMLNEYQSPKYVGQALEEIASNDLVIDPDSLSQS; translated from the coding sequence ATGATTATCTATCCATCAATTGACAAATTATTAGACCGCATCGATTCAAAATACTCACTAGTATCCATTGCTGCAAAACGCGCAACTGAATTACAGGTTGAGAAGAATCCGATGTTAAATGAATACCAATCACCTAAATATGTAGGACAAGCTTTAGAAGAAATCGCTTCTAATGACTTAGTGATTGATCCAGACTCATTATCGCAAAGCTAA
- the gmk gene encoding guanylate kinase: MKSKGLLVVLSGPSGVGKGTVRQALFETDTNHDQFYYSVSATTRQPRPGEVDGKDYFFVSRDKFEGMIEDERLLEYAEYVGNYYGTPLQYVEEMTEQGKDVFLEIEVQGALQVKRRMPDGVFIFLAPPTMHELESRIVNRGTDAPEVIEKRMHQAREELQLVTQYDYVVENDNVDSAVERIQTIINAEHLKTDRFIDDIVENYLKEGDE, encoded by the coding sequence ATGAAATCGAAAGGACTATTAGTTGTATTATCCGGTCCCTCTGGAGTGGGGAAGGGAACAGTGCGACAAGCGCTGTTCGAGACTGATACAAATCATGATCAGTTTTATTATTCAGTTTCTGCAACAACCCGACAACCACGTCCGGGCGAAGTAGATGGTAAAGACTACTTCTTTGTATCACGCGACAAATTCGAAGGTATGATTGAAGACGAACGTTTGTTGGAGTATGCTGAATATGTAGGCAACTACTATGGAACACCCCTTCAATACGTTGAAGAAATGACAGAACAAGGTAAGGATGTTTTCCTTGAAATAGAGGTTCAAGGTGCATTGCAGGTTAAGCGACGTATGCCAGATGGTGTATTCATTTTTCTTGCACCACCGACTATGCATGAGTTAGAATCTAGAATAGTTAACCGTGGTACCGACGCCCCAGAAGTCATTGAGAAACGGATGCATCAAGCACGAGAAGAGTTACAATTGGTTACGCAATACGACTATGTTGTTGAAAATGACAATGTAGACTCAGCAGTTGAACGTATTCAAACCATCATAAATGCTGAGCATTTAAAGACAGACCGCTTTATCGACGATATTGTAGAAAATTACTTAAAGGAAGGCGACGAATAA